A DNA window from Canis lupus familiaris isolate Mischka breed German Shepherd chromosome 10, alternate assembly UU_Cfam_GSD_1.0, whole genome shotgun sequence contains the following coding sequences:
- the PNPLA5 gene encoding patatin-like phospholipase domain-containing protein 5 isoform X2, which yields MRCYEDEGSWNLSFSGAGFLGLYHVGVTRCFRERAPRLLQGARRIYGSSSGALNAVSIIADQSLDFCCSNLLGMVKHLEQLSLGIFHPAFAPIEHIRQQLQESLPPNIHILASQRLGISMTRWSDGRNIIVTNFATRNEVIQALICTVYFPFYCGIIPPEFRGERYIDGALSNHLPFSDSPSTITVSPFHGTVDICPQSTSANIHELNAFNASLQISTKNFFLGFSCLISPNSEVAADNCRQGYLDALRFLERRALQKACTRDASTWARFCRSRPGRALTYLLLPCTLPFEYIYFRSKRLVAWLPDMPADVWWMQGVLQSLAAEIYTRSKDQLLRLVSLPVTSPLQPGAAPLVDLAKDPRPPHQA from the exons atGCGCTGCTACGAAGACGAGGGCAGCTGGAACCTGTCCTTCTCGGGCGCCGGCTTCCTGGGCCTCTACCACGTGGGCGTCACGCGCTGCTTCCGCGAGCGCGCCCCGCGCCTCCTCCAGGGCGCCCGCCGCATCTACGGCTCCTCGTCCGGGGCGCTCAACGCCGTCAGCATCATCGCGGACCAGTCGCTGG ATTTCTGCTGCTCCAATCTCCTGGGCATGGTCAAGCACTTGGAGCAGCTGAGCCTGGGCATCTTCCACCCCGCCTTCGCCCCCATTGAGCACATTAGGCAGCAGCTGCAGGAGAGCCTGCCCCCCAACATTCACATCCTGGCCTCCCAGCGGCTGGGCATCTCCATGACCCGCTGGTCGGATGGCCGCAACATCATTGTCACCAACTTCGCAACCCGCAATGAAGTCATCCAG GCTCTGATCTGCACCGTGTACTTTCCTTTCTATTGTGGGATAATTCCCCCCGAATTCAGAGGGGAG CGCTACATCGATGGGGCTCTGAGCAACCACCTTCCCTTTTCGGACTCGCCCTCCACAATCACCGTGTCCCCTTTCCATGGGACGGTGGACATCTGCCCCCAGAGCACCTCGGCCAACATACATGAGCTGAATGCCTTCAATGCCAGTCTCCAGATCTCCACCAAGAACTTCTTCCTGGGGTTCAGTTGCCTCATATCCCCCAACTCTGAG GTAGCAGCGGACAACTGCAGACAAGGTTACCTGGATGCCCTCAGGTTCCTGGAGAGACGCG CACTGCAGAAGGCATGTACGAGAGACGCCAGCACCTGGGCCCGCTTCTGCCGGTCGAGGCCCGGCCGGGCACTGACCTACTTGCTGCTGCCCTGCACACTACCCTTCGAGTACATTTACTTCCGGAGCAAAAG GCTGGTGGCGTGGCTGCCCGATATGCCAGCCGACGTGTGGTGGATGCAGGGCGTGCTGCAGAGCTTGGCTGCTGAGATCTACACCAGGTCAAAGGACCAACTCCTCAGGCTGGTCAG CCTGCCGGTCACCAGCCCCCTCCAGCCTGGGGCAGCTCCTCTCGTGGACCTGGCCAAGGATCCCAGACCTCCCCATCAGGCCTGA
- the PNPLA5 gene encoding patatin-like phospholipase domain-containing protein 5 isoform X1: MRCYEDEGSWNLSFSGAGFLGLYHVGVTRCFRERAPRLLQGARRIYGSSSGALNAVSIIADQSLDFCCSNLLGMVKHLEQLSLGIFHPAFAPIEHIRQQLQESLPPNIHILASQRLGISMTRWSDGRNIIVTNFATRNEVIQALICTVYFPFYCGIIPPEFRGERYIDGALSNHLPFSDSPSTITVSPFHGTVDICPQSTSANIHELNAFNASLQISTKNFFLGFSCLISPNSEVAADNCRQGYLDALRFLERRGLTKEPVLWMLVSKEPPAPADGSQDTGHNRGQEGGLSLNWAVPNVLVKDVPNFEQLSPELEAALQKACTRDASTWARFCRSRPGRALTYLLLPCTLPFEYIYFRSKRLVAWLPDMPADVWWMQGVLQSLAAEIYTRSKDQLLRLVSLPVTSPLQPGAAPLVDLAKDPRPPHQA, translated from the exons atGCGCTGCTACGAAGACGAGGGCAGCTGGAACCTGTCCTTCTCGGGCGCCGGCTTCCTGGGCCTCTACCACGTGGGCGTCACGCGCTGCTTCCGCGAGCGCGCCCCGCGCCTCCTCCAGGGCGCCCGCCGCATCTACGGCTCCTCGTCCGGGGCGCTCAACGCCGTCAGCATCATCGCGGACCAGTCGCTGG ATTTCTGCTGCTCCAATCTCCTGGGCATGGTCAAGCACTTGGAGCAGCTGAGCCTGGGCATCTTCCACCCCGCCTTCGCCCCCATTGAGCACATTAGGCAGCAGCTGCAGGAGAGCCTGCCCCCCAACATTCACATCCTGGCCTCCCAGCGGCTGGGCATCTCCATGACCCGCTGGTCGGATGGCCGCAACATCATTGTCACCAACTTCGCAACCCGCAATGAAGTCATCCAG GCTCTGATCTGCACCGTGTACTTTCCTTTCTATTGTGGGATAATTCCCCCCGAATTCAGAGGGGAG CGCTACATCGATGGGGCTCTGAGCAACCACCTTCCCTTTTCGGACTCGCCCTCCACAATCACCGTGTCCCCTTTCCATGGGACGGTGGACATCTGCCCCCAGAGCACCTCGGCCAACATACATGAGCTGAATGCCTTCAATGCCAGTCTCCAGATCTCCACCAAGAACTTCTTCCTGGGGTTCAGTTGCCTCATATCCCCCAACTCTGAG GTAGCAGCGGACAACTGCAGACAAGGTTACCTGGATGCCCTCAGGTTCCTGGAGAGACGCG GACTTACAAAGGAGCCAGTGCTTTGGATGCTGGTGTCTAAGGAGCCTCCAGCCCCAGCTGATGGGAGCCAGGACACCGGCCACaacagaggccaggaggggggCCTGTCTCTCAACTGGGCGGTGCCCAATGTGCTGGTCAAGGACGTGCCCAACTTTGAGCAGCTCTCACCAGAGCTGGAGGCTG CACTGCAGAAGGCATGTACGAGAGACGCCAGCACCTGGGCCCGCTTCTGCCGGTCGAGGCCCGGCCGGGCACTGACCTACTTGCTGCTGCCCTGCACACTACCCTTCGAGTACATTTACTTCCGGAGCAAAAG GCTGGTGGCGTGGCTGCCCGATATGCCAGCCGACGTGTGGTGGATGCAGGGCGTGCTGCAGAGCTTGGCTGCTGAGATCTACACCAGGTCAAAGGACCAACTCCTCAGGCTGGTCAG CCTGCCGGTCACCAGCCCCCTCCAGCCTGGGGCAGCTCCTCTCGTGGACCTGGCCAAGGATCCCAGACCTCCCCATCAGGCCTGA
- the PNPLA5 gene encoding patatin-like phospholipase domain-containing protein 5 isoform X3 — translation MRCYEDEGSWNLSFSGAGFLGLYHVGVTRCFRERAPRLLQGARRIYGSSSGALNAVSIIADQSLDFCCSNLLGMVKHLEQLSLGIFHPAFAPIEHIRQQLQESLPPNIHILASQRLGISMTRWSDGRNIIVTNFATRNEVIQALICTVYFPFYCGIIPPEFRGEVAADNCRQGYLDALRFLERRGLTKEPVLWMLVSKEPPAPADGSQDTGHNRGQEGGLSLNWAVPNVLVKDVPNFEQLSPELEAALQKACTRDASTWARFCRSRPGRALTYLLLPCTLPFEYIYFRSKRLVAWLPDMPADVWWMQGVLQSLAAEIYTRSKDQLLRLVSLPVTSPLQPGAAPLVDLAKDPRPPHQA, via the exons atGCGCTGCTACGAAGACGAGGGCAGCTGGAACCTGTCCTTCTCGGGCGCCGGCTTCCTGGGCCTCTACCACGTGGGCGTCACGCGCTGCTTCCGCGAGCGCGCCCCGCGCCTCCTCCAGGGCGCCCGCCGCATCTACGGCTCCTCGTCCGGGGCGCTCAACGCCGTCAGCATCATCGCGGACCAGTCGCTGG ATTTCTGCTGCTCCAATCTCCTGGGCATGGTCAAGCACTTGGAGCAGCTGAGCCTGGGCATCTTCCACCCCGCCTTCGCCCCCATTGAGCACATTAGGCAGCAGCTGCAGGAGAGCCTGCCCCCCAACATTCACATCCTGGCCTCCCAGCGGCTGGGCATCTCCATGACCCGCTGGTCGGATGGCCGCAACATCATTGTCACCAACTTCGCAACCCGCAATGAAGTCATCCAG GCTCTGATCTGCACCGTGTACTTTCCTTTCTATTGTGGGATAATTCCCCCCGAATTCAGAGGGGAG GTAGCAGCGGACAACTGCAGACAAGGTTACCTGGATGCCCTCAGGTTCCTGGAGAGACGCG GACTTACAAAGGAGCCAGTGCTTTGGATGCTGGTGTCTAAGGAGCCTCCAGCCCCAGCTGATGGGAGCCAGGACACCGGCCACaacagaggccaggaggggggCCTGTCTCTCAACTGGGCGGTGCCCAATGTGCTGGTCAAGGACGTGCCCAACTTTGAGCAGCTCTCACCAGAGCTGGAGGCTG CACTGCAGAAGGCATGTACGAGAGACGCCAGCACCTGGGCCCGCTTCTGCCGGTCGAGGCCCGGCCGGGCACTGACCTACTTGCTGCTGCCCTGCACACTACCCTTCGAGTACATTTACTTCCGGAGCAAAAG GCTGGTGGCGTGGCTGCCCGATATGCCAGCCGACGTGTGGTGGATGCAGGGCGTGCTGCAGAGCTTGGCTGCTGAGATCTACACCAGGTCAAAGGACCAACTCCTCAGGCTGGTCAG CCTGCCGGTCACCAGCCCCCTCCAGCCTGGGGCAGCTCCTCTCGTGGACCTGGCCAAGGATCCCAGACCTCCCCATCAGGCCTGA